The following proteins are co-located in the Silene latifolia isolate original U9 population chromosome 1, ASM4854445v1, whole genome shotgun sequence genome:
- the LOC141589800 gene encoding uncharacterized protein LOC141589800, which produces MGWKREILMSCATKNKDGLLDGTCPMPPSTDKCHKQWKRCDFMVMRWISNSLDKKIRENFKYVGTSREFWCEFVERFGQSNALEVYQLTKDLGDIAQANLSLVEYYSKMKNLWETLDSIDPLPSCSCGKIGLCTCALVKKMIDRENNAKIIQFLMNLNSSYDGVRTQILSLDPLPSINKILALLQKVERQKQITETVSNLADSSAYAGFRQSDQKKVFQNSKNVASGSVNDKHCDHCNRGFPGDKAKGKEKAAYNKSHPPQKGAHSADVIPDSPLENLCLEDANHNGFNVATTGSDALARLNSAALDGIITSIVDQVLKRISDQQPTLSSINFAVDAGASDHMTYDLSLLSNVHVFQKPVRVGLPDGSIKLVQKMGTVVLTDKITLQNVFFIPDFQQNLLSVSKLLDSSHMTVLFTSTDCVFQDLSNDVIVSRGKRVGDLYTINKQQMYCNKVLLVNTIKNAVVSKFQSMFSRKSSHVNNVASQVLDLVHARLGHMSTEKLKFVPEFSHIIKRDTFQCRSCALAKHHRLPFPISTSRASACFHLMHMDSKDQVYGLIRDFFADVHTQFQGTIKAIRSDNGTEFLQEHCGTLFKSKGIVHQTSIVGTPQQNGRVERKHMHL; this is translated from the exons ATGGGTTGGAAACGTGAGATTCTTATGTCCTGTGCAACCAAAAATAAGGATGGTCTGTTAGATGGTACTTGTCCCATGCCCCCTTCAACTGACAAATGTCATAAACAATGGAAGAGGTGCGATTTCATGGTCATGAGATGGATCTCAAATTCTTTGGATAAGAAAATTAGGGAGAATTTTAAGTATGTTGGTACTTCAAGAGAATTCTGGTGTGAGTTTGTTGAGAGATTTGGTCAATCTAATGCCTTAGAAGTCTACCAGTTAACCAAGGATTTGGGGGATATTGCACAAGCTAATCTTTCTCTTGTAGAGTATTACAGTAAGATGAAAAACTTATGGGAAACCCTAGATTCTATTGATCCTTTACCATCATGTTCTTGTGGCAAAATTGGTCTATGTACATGTGCCTTGGTCAAAAAGATGATTGACAGGGAAAACAATGCCAAGATTATACAATTTCTCATGAATTTAAACAGCAGTTATGATGGAGTTCGCACTCAGATTCTTTCTTTAGATCCTTTACCTTCCATTAATAAGATCTTAGCCTTGTTACAAAAGGTAGAGAGGCAGAAGCAGATTACTGAGACTGTGTCTAACCTAGCAGACTCAAGTGCTTATGCTGGTTTTAGGCAATCTGATCAGAAGAAGGTTTTTCAGAATTCAAAGAATGTTGCATCTGGTTCTGTCAATGATAAACACTGTGATCATTGCAATAG GGGATTTCCTGGTGATAAGGCTAAGGGTAAGGAGAAGGCTGCTTACAATAAGTCTCACCCTCCACAGAAAGGAGCACATTCAGCAGATGTCATTCCTGATTCACCCTTGGAGAATCTTTGCTTGGAAGATGCTAATCATAATGGATTTAATGTTGCCACTACTGGTTCTGATGCATTAGCTAGGTTGAATTCAGCAGCTCTAGATGGTATTATTACTTCTATTGTTGATCAAGTCCTCAAAAGGATATCTGATCAGCAACCAACTTTATCCTCTATAAATTTTGCAG TTGATGCAGGTGCATCTGATCATATGACATATGATCTTTCCTTATTGTCTAACGTTCATGTCTTTCAGAAGCCTGTTAGAGTAGGATTGCCTGATGGTAGCATTAAATTAGTTCAAAAGATGGGTACTGTTGTTCTTACTGATAAAATCACTTTGCAGAATGTATTTTTCATTCCTGATTTTCAGCAGAATTTGCTGTCTGTTAGTAAGTTACTTGATAGTAGTCATATGACTGTTTTGTTTACATCTACTGATTGTGTTTTTCAGGACCTTTCAAATGATGTGATTGTTTCTAGAGGGAAAAGAGTGGGGGATCTATATACGATAAATAAACAGCAAATGTATTGTAATAAAGTTCTGTTAGTTAACACCATTAAGAATGCTGTAGTTTCTAAGTTTCAGTCTATGTTCAGTAGAAAAAGTTCTCATGTTAATAATGTTGCTTCTCAAGTACTTGATTTAGTTCATGCTAGATTAGGTCATATGTCTACTGAGAAACTAAAATTTGTACCTGAATTCAGTCATATAATAAAAAGGGACACTTTTCAATGCAGATCTTGTGCTTTGGCAAAACATCATAGATTACCTTTTCCAATTAGTACTAGTAGAGCTTCTGCttgttttcatttgatgcatATGGAT TCTAAGGATCAGGTTTATGGCCTGATCAGAGATTTCTTTGCTGATGTTCATACTCAGTTTCAAGGTACTATTAAGGCTATAAGGTCTGATAATGGCACAGAGTTTTTACAAGAACATTGTGGTACTTTGTTTAAATCAAAAGGCATTGTTCATCAAACCAGTATAGTtggaactccacaacaaaatggtagAGTTGAACGAAAGCACATGCACCTTTAA